The uncultured Desulfuromonas sp. genome has a segment encoding these proteins:
- a CDS encoding PilZ domain-containing protein, producing MVDKRRKGRIKKRLRILYGTEIPSKVGFTSDISSSGLCIRSFIVYKPGTLVLMELELPNGEVARLEGRVHWARKVPPDLLRKVKHAGMGIKIVNFLSGRDVYLELCQG from the coding sequence ATGGTTGATAAGCGCCGTAAGGGGCGAATAAAAAAACGCTTACGCATCCTCTATGGTACTGAAATTCCATCCAAGGTTGGATTTACTTCTGATATCTCCAGTTCCGGTCTGTGTATCAGGTCTTTTATCGTCTACAAGCCCGGGACGTTGGTTCTTATGGAGTTGGAACTGCCCAACGGAGAGGTCGCGCGCCTGGAAGGCCGCGTTCACTGGGCTCGGAAAGTTCCACCTGACCTGCTTCGCAAAGTTAAACATGCCGGAATGGGCATCAAAATTGTCAACTTTCTCAGTGGCCGAGATGTCTATCTTGAGTTGTGCCAGGGGTAA